One genomic window of Nicotiana sylvestris chromosome 10, ASM39365v2, whole genome shotgun sequence includes the following:
- the LOC104225293 gene encoding uncharacterized protein encodes MATTSTSFLFSSPLLPSPFAPKRRSSSSSSSRASNTTTLAMGREAQDRNYYNGRIIDENLIILRKRIHEMKMIERNYEPPTEWMNWEKSLYTNYDSNICQAMGFLQSQLMDTRPSLVLGMVALIGLSVPTSTIVLLFHLIELTKGILAGLHIS; translated from the coding sequence ATGGCTACTACATCAACTTCTTTTCTGTTCTCTTCTCCACTTCTTCCTTCACCATTTGCACCAAAAAGaagatcatcatcatcatcatcatcacgaGCATCGAACACGACTACGTTAGCAATGGGTAGAGAAGCCCAGGATCGAAACTACTACAATGGTCGTATTATAGATGAAAACTTAATTATTTTACGTAAGAGAATTCACGAGATGAAAATGATCGAGAGAAATTATGAACCTCCAACTGAATGGATGAACTGGGAAAAAAGTCTCTACACAAATTATGACTCGAATATTTGCCAAGCAATGGGATTTTTGCAATCCCAATTGATGGATACAAGACCAAGCTTGGTTTTGGGCATGGTTGCACTTATTGGATTAAGTGTACCAACTTCAACTATTGTGCTATTGTTTCATTTGATTGAGCTAACTAAAGGGATTTTAGCTGGATTACATATTTCTTGA